In the Streptomyces sp. f51 genome, one interval contains:
- a CDS encoding MMPL family transporter, with the protein MSLPPAPLSLAPPSVAARPSALHRTGAFCARHPVWVITAWLLVLAAAFAGRHAVGATFGDQVSLPGSRTAVGADLLERSDPTAGAAGGKVVLHVDSGKVSDHAAALEETLGRLKGLPHATAVAAPVTSADGATAYIAVSFDRKLKSLGHGYTERLDQATTPARDAGIGVGYGGDLHDIVRAPADDAVAEATGVGAALIVLLLAFGSVAAALMPLVTALISVSVGLGVVGIVAGTLTFATSAPTLATMIGLGVGIDYALFLITRFRQYVIDGDDPRTAVGRTTAVSGKAVLVAAVTVAVALLSLYACGLTMIGRLGLAATIAVVVTAAAALTLVPAAMGLVGRRVDVLRVRRRPVAESAGDHDGWHRYARLVARHPWRFFTAGFVLVALCSVPLFSMRLGHIDDGTDPAGSTTRDAYDWIADADGPGFGPGVNGPFTLVVDLAHATVPADRVASRLTDGLTRTDGVANVAPPRTSADGKVLVTTVVPATGPQSAATGALFATLTDTAVPHALEGTGTRGYVTGSTAGQIEFRDTVTERLPLIIAIVLVCAFLLLTVVFRSLVIPLKAVALNLLTTGASYGVLVAVFQWGWGDGLLGLGEPVPIESYVPMMMFAIVFGLSMDYEIFLLSRIAEEWHATGDNERAVGTGLSLTGRVITCAALIMTAVFLSFTGSPAVVVKMLALGLAVSVVLDATVVRLVLVPSLMFLMGKANWWLPRWLDRRLPHTTV; encoded by the coding sequence GTGTCCCTTCCCCCTGCCCCGCTGTCCCTGGCGCCGCCCTCCGTCGCGGCCCGGCCGTCCGCCCTGCACCGCACGGGCGCCTTCTGCGCCCGGCACCCGGTGTGGGTGATCACCGCCTGGCTGCTGGTGCTGGCGGCCGCGTTCGCGGGCCGGCACGCGGTCGGGGCGACCTTCGGCGACCAGGTCAGCCTGCCCGGCAGCCGGACGGCCGTGGGCGCCGACCTGCTGGAGAGGTCCGACCCGACGGCGGGCGCGGCCGGCGGAAAGGTCGTCCTCCACGTCGACTCGGGCAAGGTGTCCGACCACGCCGCCGCGCTGGAGGAGACGCTCGGCCGGCTGAAGGGCCTGCCCCACGCCACCGCCGTGGCCGCGCCGGTGACCAGCGCGGACGGTGCGACGGCGTACATCGCGGTGTCCTTCGACCGGAAGCTGAAGTCCCTCGGCCACGGCTACACCGAACGGCTCGACCAGGCGACAACTCCCGCCCGGGACGCGGGAATCGGCGTCGGCTACGGCGGCGACCTGCACGACATCGTGCGCGCACCCGCCGACGACGCCGTCGCCGAGGCGACCGGCGTCGGTGCCGCGCTCATCGTGCTGCTGCTCGCCTTCGGGAGCGTCGCCGCCGCCCTCATGCCCCTGGTCACCGCCCTGATCAGTGTCAGCGTGGGCCTCGGGGTGGTCGGCATCGTGGCCGGCACGCTGACCTTCGCCACCTCCGCACCCACCCTGGCCACGATGATCGGGCTCGGCGTCGGCATCGACTACGCGCTCTTCCTCATCACGCGGTTCCGGCAGTACGTGATCGACGGGGACGATCCCCGAACGGCCGTGGGGCGGACGACCGCCGTCAGCGGCAAGGCGGTTCTGGTCGCCGCCGTCACGGTGGCCGTGGCCCTGCTCAGCCTCTACGCCTGCGGACTGACCATGATCGGTCGGCTGGGTCTCGCCGCCACGATCGCGGTGGTTGTCACGGCCGCGGCGGCGCTCACCCTGGTGCCCGCGGCCATGGGGCTCGTGGGCCGCCGTGTCGACGTACTCCGTGTGCGGCGCAGGCCGGTCGCCGAGAGCGCGGGCGACCACGACGGATGGCACCGCTACGCACGTCTGGTCGCCCGGCACCCGTGGCGGTTCTTCACCGCCGGCTTCGTCCTCGTCGCCCTCTGCTCCGTACCCCTGTTCTCGATGCGCCTCGGGCACATCGACGACGGCACGGATCCGGCGGGCAGCACGACCCGCGACGCCTACGACTGGATCGCCGACGCCGACGGTCCCGGCTTCGGGCCGGGTGTGAACGGCCCCTTCACCCTGGTCGTCGACCTCGCCCACGCGACCGTGCCCGCCGACCGGGTCGCGAGCCGCCTCACCGACGGACTGACGAGGACGGACGGCGTCGCGAACGTCGCGCCACCGCGGACCAGCGCCGACGGCAAGGTCCTCGTCACCACCGTCGTTCCCGCCACCGGCCCCCAATCGGCCGCCACCGGGGCCCTGTTCGCCACGCTCACCGACACCGCCGTGCCCCACGCGCTCGAAGGCACCGGAACGCGGGGGTACGTGACCGGCAGCACCGCGGGCCAGATCGAGTTCCGCGACACCGTCACCGAGCGCCTGCCCCTCATCATCGCCATCGTGCTCGTCTGCGCGTTCCTGCTGCTGACGGTCGTCTTCCGCAGCCTGGTCATCCCGCTCAAGGCGGTCGCCCTGAACCTGCTCACCACCGGCGCGTCGTACGGGGTCCTCGTCGCCGTCTTCCAGTGGGGCTGGGGCGACGGGCTGCTCGGCCTGGGCGAGCCCGTGCCGATCGAGTCCTACGTCCCGATGATGATGTTCGCCATCGTCTTCGGCCTGTCGATGGACTACGAGATCTTCCTGCTCTCCCGGATCGCCGAGGAGTGGCACGCGACCGGCGACAACGAGCGGGCGGTCGGCACCGGCCTCTCGCTCACCGGCCGGGTCATCACCTGCGCCGCGCTCATCATGACGGCCGTGTTCCTGTCCTTCACCGGCTCACCGGCCGTCGTGGTCAAGATGCTCGCCCTCGGCCTGGCCGTCAGTGTCGTCCTCGACGCCACCGTCGTACGCCTGGTCCTGGTGCCGTCGCTCATGTTCCTGATGGGGAAGGCGAACTGGTGGCTGCCGCGGTGGCTGGACCGCCGTCTGCCGCACACGACGGTCTGA